A single genomic interval of uncultured Sphaerochaeta sp. harbors:
- the tilS gene encoding tRNA lysidine(34) synthetase TilS has translation MPTTDAIVPKTIQDFLASHHIPGDMHIAVAFSGGSDSLALLIGLSALLPKEQVSVLYVNHRLRSEQELSQELQLCLMNCQRLGYGLEVLDLGKGSVEERAKRDGEGIEAAARVLRYEALYSVCRNHGCTYLATAHNADDQMETLLMRLFQSASISSLKGAAAFAQSAGNATLIRPLLTLSHRTLRAYVEDEGFQWAEDSTNEQDAYLRNKIRHTIKPQILALFPNAYDAVSIMSRRFSDIAVVLQTLEEEALSRVKILKGEVQFSLDWYHGLMPQMRERLVYRLYAEVCSSETQRIRQAMIARLQEHLDASTPSNRFHIEAGSSSVLISDGQVIWRQVAQDPHFLFPLMHPGNEQEILLPGGIVFRIDTLQGETDTRLLRIDADSLDNAVIRSAEEGDWIELEAGRVSVAKLLSSYRIPKSKHPTVPLLCDRSGVVAVFARMYGGRDRLARRFKAPLARRLTNIYSSRIKEQ, from the coding sequence TTGCCTACAACAGACGCAATCGTTCCTAAAACAATCCAAGATTTTCTTGCATCTCACCACATCCCAGGAGATATGCATATCGCTGTCGCCTTTTCTGGTGGCAGTGATTCTCTTGCCTTGCTGATTGGGCTCTCGGCCTTGTTGCCAAAAGAACAGGTTTCTGTCTTGTACGTCAATCATCGGTTGCGTTCGGAGCAAGAGTTGTCCCAGGAGTTGCAGCTTTGTCTTATGAATTGCCAACGGTTGGGATATGGTCTTGAGGTTCTTGATTTGGGCAAGGGAAGCGTTGAAGAGCGTGCTAAAAGGGATGGGGAAGGTATTGAAGCTGCTGCACGAGTTCTTCGATATGAGGCTTTGTATTCAGTATGCCGTAACCATGGTTGTACCTATCTTGCTACTGCACACAATGCTGACGACCAGATGGAGACCTTGCTGATGCGTCTGTTTCAGTCAGCCTCGATTTCTTCTCTCAAAGGCGCAGCTGCCTTTGCGCAGTCCGCTGGCAACGCCACACTGATCAGGCCTTTGCTTACGCTTTCCCATCGTACCCTCAGAGCGTATGTAGAGGACGAAGGGTTTCAGTGGGCAGAAGATTCTACAAATGAACAAGATGCCTATCTGCGTAATAAGATACGTCATACCATAAAGCCGCAGATCCTTGCGCTCTTTCCAAACGCCTACGATGCGGTTTCGATCATGTCCAGGCGATTTTCCGATATCGCTGTTGTATTGCAGACTTTGGAAGAAGAGGCTCTTTCGCGTGTGAAAATACTCAAGGGGGAGGTTCAATTCTCCCTAGATTGGTATCACGGTTTGATGCCACAGATGCGTGAGAGATTGGTGTATCGCCTGTACGCAGAGGTCTGCTCTTCTGAGACTCAGCGTATTCGTCAGGCTATGATTGCGCGGTTACAGGAGCACCTTGATGCCAGTACCCCCTCCAACCGTTTTCATATCGAGGCCGGAAGCAGCAGCGTACTGATTTCTGATGGACAGGTTATTTGGCGCCAAGTCGCTCAGGACCCCCATTTTCTTTTTCCCTTGATGCATCCTGGTAATGAACAAGAGATTTTGCTGCCTGGGGGAATAGTGTTTCGTATCGATACACTACAAGGTGAAACAGATACAAGATTGCTGAGAATTGATGCTGATTCTCTGGATAATGCGGTTATACGCTCAGCAGAAGAGGGGGATTGGATTGAGCTGGAAGCTGGTAGAGTTTCTGTAGCCAAACTGCTCTCCTCGTACCGTATTCCCAAGAGCAAACATCCAACGGTTCCTCTCTTGTGCGATCGTAGTGGTGTTGTAGCGGTTTTTGCACGTATGTATGGTGGTAGGGACCGGTTGGCACGCCGTTTCAAGGCTCCCCTTGCCCGAAGATTGACAAATATATATAGTAGTAGAATAAAGGAACAATGA
- a CDS encoding uracil-DNA glycosylase family protein: MHEAYLRTYLSHPVLALMLGMNPGPFGMAQNGIPFGEVGAVKQFLKLDEPIGKPSIEHPSRPVLGMSVQRSEVSGKRLWALMEEHYTHADEFSQEMAIVNYCPLAFMERSKYAKNITPDKLPKVERMALETICDRYLLDLIMLLEPTYLIGVGKYALKKLQQVVSSDSRYILGSIIHPSPANPQANRNWKEKTQQQLIDLGIWKDA, encoded by the coding sequence ATGCATGAAGCCTATCTGAGGACCTATCTCTCTCATCCTGTACTGGCACTGATGCTGGGAATGAATCCCGGGCCTTTCGGTATGGCACAAAATGGTATCCCTTTCGGTGAAGTGGGTGCAGTGAAGCAGTTTCTCAAACTCGATGAACCTATTGGAAAACCTTCTATAGAGCATCCATCACGTCCAGTGCTTGGAATGTCTGTACAGCGAAGTGAGGTCAGCGGAAAGCGTTTGTGGGCATTGATGGAAGAGCACTATACACATGCTGATGAATTTTCCCAGGAAATGGCCATTGTCAATTACTGTCCGCTTGCATTCATGGAACGATCTAAATACGCAAAGAATATTACTCCTGACAAGCTTCCCAAAGTTGAGAGGATGGCTCTTGAAACAATTTGTGACCGGTATCTCTTGGACCTGATCATGCTGTTGGAGCCAACCTATCTTATAGGAGTGGGAAAGTATGCATTGAAAAAGTTGCAACAGGTGGTTTCATCTGATAGTAGATACATACTAGGTTCCATCATTCACCCCAGTCCAGCCAATCCTCAAGCAAACAGGAATTGGAAAGAGAAAACCCAACAACAACTCATTGATCTTGGTATCTGGAAAGATGCATAA
- the ftsH gene encoding ATP-dependent zinc metalloprotease FtsH codes for MKLRKDSQENGPDKQSDNQDPNQYWQGPPKNDKKPPFMTPNNPKNRFALIVFATLAILFAYMFFDSAAGAEQSVPYTTFISYVDSGQVTQVEIKEQSLIRFALKNGLTAQTRIPYFDETLLESLKQQGVSVTGSVQEISFLQVLLQLLPWIIFIGFTIMLYRQSSGLNGKMMSTLGKSKAKEYMETDTKTTFKDVAGQIEAKYELEEVVSFLKHPDHFTKVGAKIPRGVLLVGPPGTGKTLLAKAVAGESGVSFFHTSGSDFVEMFVGMGAARVRDLFEQARKHSPCILFIDELDAVGRTRGGGLGGGNDEREQTLNQILVEMDGFGTTTGVIVMAATNRPDVLDPALLRPGRFDRQVVVDLPDIKEREEILRIHCRKIKLEKDVDLKRLARGSAGTSGADLANLINEAALFAARKNKSTVGMSEMEEARDKILLGVARKSRAMTDEEKRATAYHEAGHALLHYYLEHLDPLHKVTIIPHGRALGLTVSLPERDPYTKTQSMLNDWIKVCMGGYVAEELVYGETTTGTSNDIKQATDLARRMVTEWGMSGLGFVNLADESEPLFLGREITQHKDYSEETAKRIDAEIHKILDKAMEETRKVLSTHRDQLDTLTVELIEKETLDDAQIRILLGFEALNDFQGESSEQEKADDASRQEESPGTQEEATKE; via the coding sequence GTGAAATTGAGAAAAGATAGCCAAGAGAACGGACCGGACAAACAGTCGGACAACCAGGATCCCAACCAGTATTGGCAAGGTCCTCCCAAGAATGACAAAAAGCCACCTTTCATGACCCCGAATAATCCGAAAAACCGGTTTGCCCTGATAGTGTTTGCCACCTTGGCAATCCTGTTTGCCTATATGTTTTTTGATAGTGCCGCAGGTGCTGAACAGTCAGTACCGTACACCACTTTCATCTCTTATGTTGATTCTGGCCAGGTAACGCAGGTCGAGATCAAGGAACAATCCCTGATTCGGTTTGCATTGAAAAATGGACTTACAGCGCAGACCAGAATACCTTATTTTGATGAGACGTTGCTCGAATCACTGAAACAGCAGGGTGTCTCGGTGACAGGTTCTGTACAGGAAATTTCTTTCCTGCAAGTACTGTTGCAGCTACTTCCCTGGATTATCTTCATCGGATTTACCATCATGCTGTATCGTCAGTCCAGTGGGCTGAACGGAAAGATGATGTCAACGCTTGGCAAGAGCAAGGCAAAAGAATACATGGAGACTGACACGAAGACTACATTCAAGGATGTAGCTGGTCAGATAGAAGCAAAGTATGAATTGGAGGAGGTGGTTTCATTTCTCAAGCATCCTGACCACTTTACCAAGGTTGGGGCAAAGATTCCCCGTGGTGTTCTGCTGGTAGGCCCTCCAGGAACCGGTAAGACATTGCTTGCTAAAGCAGTTGCCGGTGAGAGTGGTGTTTCCTTCTTTCATACCAGTGGATCTGACTTTGTTGAGATGTTTGTAGGTATGGGTGCTGCCCGTGTGCGTGACTTATTTGAACAAGCCCGTAAGCATTCTCCCTGTATTCTGTTCATTGATGAACTTGATGCCGTTGGTCGTACTCGTGGAGGTGGTCTCGGTGGGGGCAATGATGAGCGAGAACAGACATTGAACCAAATTCTTGTGGAGATGGATGGATTTGGTACCACCACAGGAGTTATCGTGATGGCAGCCACCAACCGCCCCGATGTATTGGACCCTGCCTTGCTTCGTCCTGGTCGTTTTGACCGTCAGGTTGTAGTCGATCTACCAGATATTAAGGAACGCGAAGAAATTCTCAGGATTCACTGTAGGAAAATCAAACTGGAAAAGGATGTTGATCTTAAGCGTCTTGCCCGTGGTTCAGCTGGTACCAGTGGAGCCGATTTGGCAAACCTGATCAATGAGGCTGCCCTGTTTGCTGCTCGGAAGAACAAGAGCACAGTTGGCATGAGTGAGATGGAAGAGGCACGGGACAAGATCCTTCTCGGTGTTGCAAGAAAGAGTCGTGCAATGACTGATGAGGAGAAGAGAGCAACCGCCTACCATGAAGCAGGACATGCCTTGCTTCACTACTACCTTGAGCATCTCGATCCGTTGCACAAGGTAACCATCATCCCTCATGGGCGTGCACTTGGTCTTACCGTCAGCCTTCCTGAACGAGATCCCTATACCAAGACCCAGTCCATGTTGAATGACTGGATAAAGGTCTGCATGGGAGGCTATGTTGCAGAGGAGCTGGTGTATGGGGAAACCACAACCGGTACCAGCAATGACATCAAGCAAGCAACCGACCTTGCCCGCAGGATGGTAACTGAGTGGGGTATGAGTGGATTGGGATTCGTCAACCTTGCCGATGAGTCTGAACCGTTGTTCCTGGGCCGTGAGATTACTCAGCACAAGGATTACAGTGAAGAGACGGCTAAGAGAATTGATGCTGAAATCCACAAGATCCTTGACAAGGCAATGGAAGAGACGCGTAAGGTTCTCTCTACCCATCGGGACCAATTGGATACCCTCACCGTCGAACTGATTGAGAAAGAGACCCTGGATGATGCACAGATCAGAATCCTTCTGGGTTTCGAAGCTCTCAACGATTTCCAGGGAGAATCATCTGAGCAAGAGAAGGCTGATGATGCCTCTCGACAGGAAGAGTCACCTGGTACGCAAGAAGAAGCTACAAAAGAATAA
- the spoVG gene encoding septation regulator SpoVG, whose translation MDISEVRVRKVSQAGKLKAYVTVTFDNQFVVHNIKIIEGREGDFIAMPSRQLANGEFKDVAHPISSDFRDHLQQVVMDAYDSEAAPESPQETEKKEL comes from the coding sequence GTGGACATTTCAGAGGTTCGAGTACGAAAAGTCAGTCAAGCAGGTAAATTGAAGGCTTATGTGACCGTAACGTTTGACAATCAATTTGTGGTGCACAATATCAAGATTATAGAGGGCAGAGAAGGAGACTTCATTGCCATGCCGAGCAGGCAGTTGGCCAATGGGGAATTCAAGGATGTAGCCCATCCAATCAGCAGCGACTTTAGAGATCATTTGCAGCAAGTGGTAATGGATGCATATGACTCAGAAGCAGCACCGGAATCTCCCCAGGAAACAGAAAAAAAGGAATTATAG
- a CDS encoding HAD family hydrolase, whose translation MAQKVEKLKGIIFDKDGTLFDYAQVWETILKEGIALTFNSMGKQHHQTAKQAMLSLMGIDEEGQCIPRGLVFTHRRVQILRRFLLYCIRYRVNAIKAIKGYNRSVKHSEVLLNEKLKQMDFSVQQRLFRRLKEEGYHIGVITSDNASSTNLFLSLMGLEKMVDFIASRDSNYRRKPHSEAFNAFCTQAGINPSQVAMVGDTFTDMLFAKRAQSGYRIAVLTGSNDRRRLERLSDVVYEDISFLDTDTRLFPAQ comes from the coding sequence ATGGCACAAAAGGTTGAGAAACTCAAGGGAATCATTTTTGATAAGGATGGGACGTTGTTTGACTACGCCCAGGTCTGGGAGACTATCCTCAAGGAGGGTATCGCCCTTACCTTCAATTCCATGGGAAAGCAGCATCACCAGACGGCCAAACAGGCAATGTTAAGCCTGATGGGTATTGATGAAGAGGGGCAATGCATTCCCCGTGGTTTGGTGTTCACCCATCGCAGGGTTCAAATTCTCAGAAGATTCCTGCTCTATTGTATCCGATATCGTGTAAATGCAATAAAGGCCATCAAAGGGTATAATAGAAGTGTCAAGCATAGTGAAGTCCTGCTCAACGAGAAACTCAAGCAGATGGATTTCTCTGTCCAACAACGCTTGTTCAGACGATTGAAAGAAGAGGGGTATCACATTGGTGTCATTACCAGTGACAATGCTTCCTCAACCAACCTGTTTCTATCCTTGATGGGCTTGGAAAAAATGGTAGATTTCATAGCCAGTAGAGACAGCAACTATCGTAGGAAACCCCACAGCGAAGCCTTCAATGCCTTTTGCACACAAGCAGGTATTAATCCCTCACAGGTGGCAATGGTAGGAGATACTTTCACTGATATGCTGTTCGCAAAACGTGCTCAGTCAGGTTATCGGATAGCAGTTCTCACCGGAAGCAATGACAGGAGAAGGCTGGAAAGACTGAGTGACGTTGTCTATGAGGATATATCTTTCCTAGACACTGATACGAGACTATTCCCTGCCCAATAG
- a CDS encoding 50S ribosomal protein L25 has product MSDINRSLKAKPRTEDFGSAGARRLLRGGQIPAVIYGKKDPVHIALDAREFTNKMRHFSETALLKVAVGRKHYEVLLKDYQEDLMRGEIKHVDFYEVTRGQALRTLVAVVLKGSPIGTREGGVLDQVLHEIEIECLPKDLPDSIEADVSHLEINQALHLSDMKFPETIKVLEDMSRTVASVKGVKAEVVETAEEEEAAVVSEEE; this is encoded by the coding sequence ATGTCTGACATCAACAGAAGCTTAAAAGCTAAACCAAGAACCGAAGATTTCGGTAGTGCCGGCGCTCGTCGCCTGCTTCGTGGCGGCCAGATCCCTGCCGTTATCTATGGCAAGAAGGATCCTGTGCACATTGCCCTTGATGCCCGTGAATTCACCAACAAGATGCGTCACTTCTCAGAAACCGCATTGCTGAAGGTTGCTGTAGGCAGAAAGCACTATGAAGTATTATTGAAGGATTATCAGGAAGACCTGATGCGCGGAGAGATCAAGCACGTTGACTTCTATGAGGTTACTCGTGGTCAAGCTCTTCGTACCTTGGTCGCTGTTGTTCTCAAGGGAAGCCCCATTGGGACCCGTGAAGGTGGTGTCCTTGACCAGGTTCTCCATGAAATTGAGATTGAGTGTCTGCCAAAGGATCTTCCCGATTCAATTGAGGCTGATGTAAGTCACTTGGAGATCAACCAGGCATTGCACTTGAGCGACATGAAATTCCCAGAAACCATCAAGGTTCTTGAAGACATGTCCAGGACTGTTGCTTCCGTCAAGGGAGTAAAGGCTGAGGTTGTTGAAACTGCTGAGGAAGAAGAAGCAGCAGTTGTTTCCGAGGAAGAGTAG
- the pth gene encoding aminoacyl-tRNA hydrolase encodes MQLILGLGNPGAKYANSRHNVGFDAVEACAAFFQVRLRKRCFRLYRQARVGSSVSLVEPLTYMNKSGEVMRYFPDVKAEEIVVVCDQMDLPPGLIRIRRGGSSAGHNGLKSLISSLGSSNFTRIYIGIGRPDEGVSVVDHVLSRDSSLALQEGIMLASSALQDLISGKSTEEVMLAYNRRNRS; translated from the coding sequence ATGCAGTTGATTCTTGGTCTGGGTAATCCCGGTGCCAAGTATGCAAACTCCCGCCACAATGTCGGATTCGATGCAGTGGAAGCTTGTGCAGCGTTTTTTCAGGTTCGCCTGAGAAAACGCTGTTTTCGTCTTTATAGACAAGCAAGAGTGGGGAGTTCTGTATCCTTGGTTGAACCGCTAACCTATATGAATAAGAGTGGGGAAGTTATGCGTTACTTCCCTGATGTGAAAGCAGAAGAAATTGTGGTAGTCTGTGACCAGATGGATCTTCCTCCCGGATTGATCAGAATCAGAAGGGGTGGGAGCAGCGCTGGTCATAATGGACTCAAGAGTCTTATCAGCTCGCTGGGCAGCAGCAACTTCACCCGTATTTATATTGGAATAGGTAGACCGGATGAAGGGGTGTCGGTGGTGGATCATGTCCTTTCACGTGATTCTTCTCTTGCCTTGCAGGAAGGAATCATGCTTGCTTCCTCAGCACTGCAGGATCTTATCAGTGGAAAGTCAACGGAGGAGGTAATGCTTGCCTACAACAGACGCAATCGTTCCTAA
- the ispE gene encoding 4-(cytidine 5'-diphospho)-2-C-methyl-D-erythritol kinase encodes MDTILARPAYAKVNLHLAVGQPLQDGYHPIRSLFALVNLADDVSITVKGKSNFKVEVTGLEAFQLDGEDTLTKAARLWCERTRLPLSLHIDCKKRIPSQAGLGGGSSDAASVLLLLQQYAGEAALDEKSLADIALQVGSDVPFFLSSQSCAIVTGRGEMITPIQQRDLALCLVMPTSFATSTSSAYARLDEVRSGSLVTLGPTGEEITEVFEKSPAVWKSLLYNDFQQGVEHQEFYGQLEQLCSASNGYCGLTGSGACWFFVSEDAKQVQAVYDEIQMRFGAGVMSWKTGLVMKIR; translated from the coding sequence ATGGATACCATACTTGCGCGTCCTGCTTATGCCAAGGTTAATCTACATCTGGCCGTCGGCCAACCGCTTCAAGATGGGTATCATCCCATCCGTTCCCTATTTGCCTTGGTGAATCTTGCCGATGATGTCTCTATCACGGTAAAGGGGAAGAGCAATTTCAAGGTAGAAGTAACTGGATTGGAAGCGTTTCAACTTGATGGAGAGGATACTTTGACCAAGGCCGCCCGCCTATGGTGTGAGCGAACTCGGTTACCACTCTCTTTACATATAGATTGCAAGAAACGTATACCCTCCCAGGCTGGTTTGGGTGGTGGGTCAAGTGATGCTGCTTCTGTGTTGCTTCTGTTGCAGCAATATGCTGGAGAAGCTGCGCTTGATGAGAAATCCCTAGCTGATATCGCGCTGCAAGTTGGAAGTGATGTCCCCTTCTTCCTTTCCTCTCAAAGCTGCGCAATAGTGACTGGTAGGGGAGAGATGATTACACCTATACAGCAGAGGGATCTGGCATTGTGTTTGGTGATGCCGACCTCCTTTGCTACATCTACGTCATCTGCTTATGCCAGGCTTGACGAGGTTCGCAGCGGTAGTTTGGTCACATTGGGGCCTACAGGTGAGGAGATTACAGAAGTTTTCGAGAAATCACCTGCGGTATGGAAAAGTTTGTTGTATAATGATTTTCAGCAAGGTGTGGAGCACCAAGAATTCTATGGCCAACTTGAACAGCTATGCAGTGCTAGCAATGGATATTGTGGTCTTACAGGCAGTGGTGCTTGTTGGTTTTTCGTCAGTGAAGATGCGAAACAAGTACAGGCTGTTTACGATGAGATACAGATGCGGTTCGGAGCTGGAGTAATGAGCTGGAAAACCGGTTTAGTTATGAAAATAAGATAA
- a CDS encoding aldose epimerase family protein has translation MLTKQVVAQTNDGQPIYLITLSSGSYSAEILSLGANLKTLKTPDRDQKVRDIVLGFENPLDNLTSTTYFGQVVGRFANRIAKGTFSLDGKQYTLETNEGENSLHSGKSNWGWRNWHVETFEWNGNPGVVLSLFSPDGEGGFPGNVNCTVSYVLTKNGELRIEYEATASQATPINLTNHSYFNLRGAGSGEITAHEVKLACDRYLEINDQLVPTGNILPVKGTAFDFTKGKPLGKDMEEAGGYDHCFILEQTPTTKPVEFAWIHEPVSGRTMKIKTTMPAVQMYSGNFLEGKDIGKGGVAYPKHGGVCFETQYYPDGPNHESFPSCIFSKERPYRHTTVFSFGVK, from the coding sequence ATGTTGACCAAACAAGTTGTCGCCCAAACCAATGATGGGCAACCCATTTATCTGATAACGCTTTCCAGTGGATCATACTCCGCTGAAATTCTCAGTTTGGGGGCGAATCTCAAGACATTGAAGACCCCGGATCGGGATCAGAAGGTTAGGGATATTGTACTGGGATTTGAGAATCCATTGGACAACTTGACATCTACTACTTACTTTGGGCAAGTTGTTGGACGATTTGCCAATCGTATAGCAAAAGGTACATTCTCCTTGGACGGTAAACAGTACACCCTAGAAACGAATGAAGGGGAGAACTCCCTCCATAGTGGAAAGAGTAATTGGGGTTGGCGAAATTGGCATGTTGAGACCTTTGAATGGAATGGGAATCCTGGGGTTGTACTGAGCCTGTTCAGTCCCGATGGAGAGGGAGGATTCCCTGGTAATGTGAATTGTACCGTCTCCTATGTGCTCACCAAAAATGGGGAGCTGCGTATTGAGTATGAAGCAACAGCTTCGCAGGCTACACCGATCAATCTGACCAATCACAGTTATTTCAATTTGCGGGGTGCTGGCAGCGGGGAAATTACCGCTCATGAGGTGAAGCTCGCCTGTGATCGATACCTCGAGATTAATGATCAACTGGTTCCTACTGGGAACATTCTTCCAGTGAAAGGTACGGCTTTTGATTTTACCAAGGGGAAACCATTGGGGAAAGATATGGAAGAAGCTGGTGGATATGATCATTGCTTTATTCTTGAACAGACCCCGACTACCAAACCGGTTGAATTTGCATGGATTCATGAACCTGTTTCAGGACGAACCATGAAAATCAAGACGACCATGCCAGCTGTACAGATGTATAGTGGGAACTTTCTCGAAGGAAAGGATATCGGTAAGGGTGGGGTTGCCTATCCCAAGCATGGTGGTGTCTGTTTTGAAACCCAATACTATCCCGATGGCCCAAACCATGAATCGTTTCCTTCATGTATTTTCAGTAAAGAGAGACCTTATAGACATACGACCGTATTCTCCTTTGGTGTGAAATAG
- the lepA gene encoding translation elongation factor 4: MPADITLTRNFCIIAHIDHGKSTLADRFIEKAKLYVSRGPAQDQMLDNMDIERERGITIKSQAVTIPYTAADGKTYELNLVDTPGHVDFSYEVSRAISSCEGALLIVDASQGVEAQTLANLYMAMEHNLTIIPVINKIDLPSADIDACLHQIDHDLGLESEETVLVSAKTGVGVDELFEAIVNQIPPPEGKDSLPLQALIFDSHYDAYRGVIVHCRVFDGTLEAGSEVRFMHTDTPYKVEEVGFFQLGLVKTDALHAGDVGYVITGVKTISDVRVGDTITTVKNAAKKPLPGFKDVKPVVFSSIYPVDTNDYEELVSAIERLKLNDASLIYEKDSSAALGFGFRCGFLGMLHLEVIQERIEREFGLSIVFTSPSVKYIVHMKNGDVVNIDNPLEYPDPMRVEYSEEPFIQANIITPSQFVGPLITLCMEKRGVQVGMNYLDEKRVELMYEMPLSEVLFEFYDRMKSVSRGYASFDYQLIGYKRTDLVRMDILVNGEPVDALSQLVFRGSSQLRGKQVCERLRGEIPRQQYKIAIQAAVGGTIVSRETITAFRKDVTAKCYGGDISRKRKLLEKQKEGKKRMKMVGNVEIPQSAFLAVLKSDDSSK, encoded by the coding sequence ATGCCAGCTGATATTACACTGACACGAAATTTTTGCATCATTGCGCATATAGACCACGGCAAGTCTACTCTTGCCGACCGCTTTATTGAAAAAGCAAAGCTCTATGTGTCTCGTGGTCCTGCGCAGGACCAGATGCTCGACAATATGGATATTGAGAGAGAGCGCGGGATCACCATCAAGAGCCAAGCGGTAACCATTCCCTACACGGCAGCCGATGGTAAAACGTATGAGCTGAATCTTGTTGATACTCCGGGACATGTTGATTTCTCCTATGAGGTAAGCCGTGCCATCAGCTCATGTGAGGGTGCCTTGCTGATTGTTGATGCCTCCCAAGGTGTCGAAGCACAGACCTTGGCAAACTTGTATATGGCCATGGAACATAACCTCACCATCATTCCAGTTATCAACAAGATCGATTTACCTTCTGCCGATATTGATGCTTGCTTGCATCAGATTGACCATGACTTGGGTTTGGAATCAGAAGAGACTGTTTTGGTGAGTGCAAAAACCGGTGTAGGAGTGGATGAGCTTTTTGAGGCAATCGTCAATCAGATTCCCCCTCCAGAAGGAAAAGACTCTCTCCCTCTCCAGGCCCTGATTTTTGACTCACATTACGATGCTTATCGTGGAGTCATTGTTCACTGTCGTGTTTTCGATGGAACCCTGGAGGCTGGCTCAGAAGTTCGCTTTATGCATACCGATACGCCCTATAAGGTTGAGGAAGTCGGTTTCTTCCAGCTTGGTCTGGTGAAGACAGATGCGTTGCATGCAGGGGACGTCGGGTACGTGATTACCGGTGTAAAGACTATCAGCGATGTCAGGGTTGGCGATACTATCACCACGGTCAAGAATGCTGCAAAGAAACCTCTTCCTGGATTCAAGGATGTGAAGCCAGTGGTTTTCAGTTCAATCTACCCGGTTGATACCAATGACTATGAAGAGTTGGTGAGCGCCATTGAAAGGCTCAAACTCAACGATGCTTCCTTGATCTATGAGAAGGACAGTTCAGCTGCTTTGGGTTTTGGATTCAGGTGTGGGTTCTTGGGAATGCTGCATCTTGAGGTCATCCAGGAGCGTATAGAGCGCGAATTTGGATTGTCAATCGTATTTACCAGTCCTTCGGTTAAGTACATTGTGCATATGAAGAACGGAGATGTTGTCAATATTGACAACCCCCTTGAATATCCAGATCCGATGCGGGTTGAATATTCGGAGGAGCCCTTCATCCAAGCCAATATCATCACACCCAGCCAATTCGTAGGACCGCTGATAACGCTCTGCATGGAGAAACGCGGGGTTCAGGTGGGAATGAATTACCTTGATGAGAAACGCGTTGAGCTGATGTACGAGATGCCCTTGAGTGAGGTGCTCTTTGAGTTCTATGACCGAATGAAATCTGTGAGTCGTGGATACGCTTCATTCGACTACCAATTGATTGGTTATAAGCGAACCGATTTAGTGAGAATGGATATCCTCGTCAATGGAGAGCCTGTTGATGCGCTGAGCCAACTCGTTTTTCGGGGAAGCAGTCAATTGCGAGGAAAGCAGGTCTGTGAGCGGTTGAGGGGAGAGATTCCCCGCCAGCAGTACAAGATAGCCATCCAAGCAGCTGTCGGTGGGACAATTGTGAGCAGAGAGACCATCACCGCCTTCCGAAAGGATGTTACAGCCAAATGTTATGGTGGTGATATCAGCAGAAAACGCAAGTTGCTCGAGAAACAGAAAGAGGGTAAGAAACGCATGAAAATGGTTGGGAATGTTGAGATACCCCAGAGTGCATTCCTCGCTGTTTTAAAGAGTGATGACAGCTCCAAGTAA